The following coding sequences are from one Nicotiana tabacum cultivar K326 chromosome 1, ASM71507v2, whole genome shotgun sequence window:
- the LOC107820219 gene encoding protein IQ-DOMAIN 9, translating into MGSGYCLKNVISLRKAKDSRSKRLKGTSIGRKDDHSQKEPSRRSSGTSIRNNREPGMALEDKAATKIQAAFRAYVARKTLRCLKRISRLQSMTQSSSVKKQASATLNNLHSWNRIQTEIRARRISMVIEGRLKQKKLENQLKLEAKLHNVEVEWSGGPETMEVVLARIHQREEAAVKRERTMTYAFSHQWRANSNPIFGSSNHDISKANWGWSWTDRWIAARPWESRITVPSTPKMAKRIARKTPKSNKSQTIKTPIFVKSTFANQKRTIKPRKLSYDTADKLTAEKEINKVDASIEKQVMVS; encoded by the exons ATGGGTTCTGGATACTGTCTTAAAAATGTAATCAGTTTGAGAAAAGCAAAAGATAGCAGATCGAAAAGATTAAAG GGAACTTCTATTGGACGCAAGGACGACCACTCTCAGAAAGAGCCGTCAAGGAGATCAAGTGGCACCTCTATAAGAAATAACAGGGAACCAGGAATGGCTCTTGAGGATAAAGCGGCCACAAAGATTCAGGCAGCTTTCCGCGCATATGTG gCAAGGAAAACTTTGCGTTGCTTGAAACGAATATCAAGATTACAGTCTATGACACAAAGCTCTTCAGTGAAAAAACAAGCTTCAGCAACTTTGAACAATCTCCATTCATGGAACAGGATACAAACTGAGATTAGAGCTCGCCGTATTAGTATGGTAATAGAAGGGCGTCTTAAGCAGAAGAAGCTGGAGAATCAATTGAAGCTAGAGGCAAAGCTTCATAACGTAGAG GTAGAGTGGAGTGGTGGCCCTGAAACAATGGAAGTTGTTCTAGCAAGAATACACCAGAGAGAAGAAGCAGCAGTGAAGCGGGAGCGAACCATGACATATGCATTTTCTCATCAG TGGAGGGCCAATTCCAACCCAATATTTGGATCGAGCAACCATGATATCAGCAAAGCTAACTGGGGCTGGAGCTGGACGGATCGCTGGATTGCTGCTCGGCCATGGGAAAGCCGAATTACTGTTCCATCAACTCCAAAAATGGCCAAAAGGATAGCAAGGAAGACTCCTAAAAGTAACAAAAGTCAAACAATAAAAACGCCAATTTTTGTTAAATCAACTTTTGCTAATCAGAAACGCACTATAAAGCCTCGAAAGCTATCGTACGATACAGCTGATAAATTGACTGCAGAGAAAGAAATCAACAAAGTTGACGCAAGCATTGAGAAACAGGTGATGGTATCCTAA